The stretch of DNA CAGCAGAGCGGTAGGTATGGCTCAAAGCAAGGGTTAGAAACGGTTAATAATTTTACAGTATTGCATGCTTATGATTACGATTCTGCTTACCAAGCTGGTAAAAATGCGCTTAACCTCGCTAAAGATGGGCTTGCAATTAGTTATGGAGGTCCTATGCACAGCAGAAGGTGGATTGATTGTTTGCGTATTGGAGGAAATAAAATTCAGTTGAGCGAAAAATTGCCAGAAGCCTATCTCATAGCTCAAACAATTACACAGGGGGCTATTAATGGGCACCCGACAAATATCCCTTTTCATATATTAGGAGTTGGAACGCCAATTTTAATTGCACTTATTGGGTATCAACTAAGGCATTCTAAAGCCATAAGTATTGATTCAACAGCACCTTTTAAGGATGCTTTTATAGGCAAATTATACGGTTATAAAAATGCCTATCTAAAAATGGATATGTTTAAATTAGTGGCTTATTGTCTTATTCAAGATGTTCCTTTTGAAGATAAATCTCCTTTTTACCAGTCTTTTGCCCAAAAATACGAACACGATTGGAAGGGCTTGCGAGATAAGTTAGGAGTTCGTCCCAATAATACCGTCAAAGAACTAGCAAGTAAATTGAGGGAAAGAGGAGATTGGTTGCAGGATTATTTGCCTTTTTTTACTCCAATAACAGGAACCTTAGAGGCCGCTTTTTTGCAAGACTTACGCATCGCACGGGCAGGATATAATTATTGGGTTTTAAAACAAATTTGTCGAAAAGTAAGGGCAAAAAGGAGCGATGAAAATGCTTTTAAGAGATGGATAGAACGCCAGATTGACCAGTATACTAAAACAGCAAGTTCTAAATGGGCCAAGGCGGTCAATTTTGCTTATCTATTGACAGAAGGACATCGAATGGTTTGATGGAGGGACTCCGTATTAAATTTTATACGCTGTGCTTGTCGTTAAGAGATACTTTTCAAAGCGGTTTCCAATTCTTCTATGCGCTTTTTTAAGTGCAAATCATCTACGCCTAAATCTTTTAGTTGTTGTAATTTTACGTTGGAATTTTCCCAATCTTTCTTTTCAAAGGAAACCCTTGCTAAATTATAAAGCAAAATACCTTTTTCTTTATTCTGGAGCAAGTTTATTTTTAAGGCAATTTCCGAATGTTTTTCTGCGGTATCAATGTCTTGTTGGTGAGAGGCAACGAGTGCCATTGCAAAATGGTAATAAGCTTGGTAACGAGGGCTCAACCATTCGGGGCGTTTGATGCTGTTTAACAATTGTTCTGCTTGAGGAATGTTACCTTTTCGCAAGGCAAATAAAATACTCAGCATAGGACCATGGCGAAAATGCCCCATCAGCAAAATTAGAGCAGTTGCCCAAAAAGCAAAAACAACATAAGTACCAATTTGAGCAATTAAGACTCCAAATCCACAAATAATAAACAAAAAAATAAGAAAAAGTCGAAGTTTAGGAGAGATCATTTTTTACGAATTTGGACTAATCGGATTGGGGGAGTTGTTAAGAAAATTTGATTTATTTGGATAAAAAAAAACTTATCGAGTTGATGAATTTATAAAGTGTGCATCAACTCGATAAGTTTTGGGAATAGGCAAAAGGTCGCTTATCTCTTTTTGCGACCACGGCGCATATAGCCTTGGTTCATCATTGAACGTTGTGCTTTTTTGCCCATCATTTTCTTTTGTTCAGAATGTTTCCCTTGAAGCATTAGTCCTACCTCAGTAATATTTTGTCTTACAGGCTCTTGCGTAATCGTTAATTTTTTTGCTTTTTGGTACAACTCTTTTACTTTCATGCGATTATTGCGAGTTCCATAGATGTTAATCAACTGCAAATAGATCATTGCTTTAAAATCATCTTGTAGCTCTAAGCCTAAAGCAATATTTGATAAACGCTCTGCCTCTTTGAACTCTTTTTTTCTAAAAGCCAAGGTACTTTTGATCCAATAGTACATGCCATGGTAAGTAAAGCGTAGCCAGTTGGGTTTAAAGGTGTAATTAAGCAAGCGCTCCGCACCATCAAAGTCGCCATATTGCATTTTCATGGCAGCACCATTAACCGTACCAATTAAGAGGTGTTTGGCGGCTAAAAAGATAACGATGAGAATAGGCAACCAAGAACCTGCAAAACCAGCCCAGTAATGCAATAAAAAAATAGAAATAAAAGCACCAACAAAAAGCATGAATTGGCGTTCTATCGTGAAAAATTGTAAAAACTTAACCATTGTATTGTTTAATTAATAGTTCTTTTGCTAGTTTTTATCTTTTTTTGAAAAAATAAAAACGATTATTATACCAAACTGTAGACTTCTTATCAAAGACCAATCCTTCTGATAAACACTTTGGTATAATAAATAGTAGAACTAGTGGTTGATTATATTAAATGATAAAACCCTCTAGTGGTCTTATTAAAAGTAGCGCAAAGATAATGAAAAATATCAACAACAACTACTAATAGGCTAAGGATAGTCCAGTAGAGGGCTATTATTTACTTCAAGAAGGATTAAGAGTTTGGTTTGGTATGAACAAAATAGCCTGTTTCTCTATTTTTGCGCACATCGTCCCAGTCAAAGCATTCGCCATGCATGGCAATATAGATGCCAGCAGGCATCGATTGAGCAAAGGCAAGGGCTGCACCTAAATTGAAAAATCCATCTGAAGACAAACCAAATTTATAAGGAATCATTGCGCCTAATAAAACAATCGTTTTGCCCTCAATATTGGCATCCGCTAAGTATTTTGCTGTTTCAACCATGGTATCGGTACCATGGGTAATAATAATGTG from Aureispira anguillae encodes:
- a CDS encoding asparaginase domain-containing protein, translating into MKKKILALVTGGTFDKEYDMITGKLFFKDTHLPEIFNRGRSTLDITVRTLMMIDSLEMTDNDRSIIVQNCQRSNFEHIIITHGTDTMVETAKYLADANIEGKTIVLLGAMIPYKFGLSSDGFFNLGAALAFAQSMPAGIYIAMHGECFDWDDVRKNRETGYFVHTKPNS